The Streptomyces sp. R28 region GGCGTTCGCGGCGATCGCCCGCGCCCGCGCCCGCAGGCGTTCCTCCAGGGCGCGGATGGCACGCGGGGTGAAGACGCGCTGGACGATCTGGCGGACCCGGGTGTGCTCGGGCGGGTCCATGTTCAGCAGGATCAGCCGCTGGGCATCGATGGCATCGCGCTCGATGTGTTCGTTGAAGCGGATGATCGCGGTGTTGAGGGTGGACGAGAACAACTCCGGGTGCGTCGAGACGTACTTGACGTCCGCGTGCCGGGTCACCGCCCAGTAGCCCTCGTCCTGGAACCCGGCCACGTTGTCCGCCTGCGGGATCCAGCGGACCGGTTCGGCGCGGCGCAGCTCGGCGAACTCCGGGAGGGGTACGCGGTGGTGCAGCACATCGGGGTCGGTGAAGTCGAACCCGTCGGGAAGCGCTGGACAGGGCATCGGCAACTCCAGCCATCTGACGGTCCATCAGAACAGGGTTGCCGCGAAGGTAGTAACGGGTTCTACAAGTGGCAAGGGGTACGGCACCCCGAATCCCGTGCGGAATTCGTGCAGATCTCCGCAGATCACGACTCCGGGGCCTGCAAGACCCTTGCGGTGAGCGACGACCCGTCAGCAGACTGCGAAGGGAACTAGAACACGTACTAGTTCTGGAGGATTGCCGGAGAGCCGAGAGGATCCGCACCCATGGCTGCCGAACCCGTGATCGTCGAAGCCGTACGCACCCCCATCGGCAAGCGCGGCGGCGCGCTCGCCAACCTCCACCCCGCCTATCTCCTGGGCGAGACCTACCGCGAACTCCTGGGCCGCACCGGCATCCCCGCCGACGCCGTGGAGCAGATCGTCGGCGGCACCGTGACCCACGCCGGCGAACAGTCCATGAACCCCGCGCGCACGGCCTGGCTGACCATGGGCCTGCCGTACGAGACGGCGGCGACGACGGTCGACTGCCAGTGCGGGTCCTCGCAGCAGGCCTCGCACATGACGGCCAACATGATCGCGGCGGGCGTCATCGACGTCGGCATCAGCTGCGGCGTCGAGGCGATGTCGCGGGTGCCGCTGGGGTCGGGGTCCAAGCACGGGCCCGGGAAGCCGTTTCCGGACGAGTGGAACGTCGATCTGCCGAACCAGTTCGAGGCGGCGGAGCGGATCGCCCGCCATCGGGGGCTGACGAGGGAGAACGTCGACTCACTGGGGCTGCTCTCCCAGGAACGGGCCGCCGCCGCCTGGGCCGAGGAGCGGTTCAAGAGGGAGACCTTCGCCGTCCAGGTCCCGACGACCGAGGAGGAACAGGGCGCCGGACAGGGCATGTGGCGGCTGGTCGACAAGGACGAGGGCCTGCGCGACACGTCCATGGAGGCGCTGGCCGGCCTGAAGCCGGTCATGCCGACGGCCGTTCATACGGCGGGCAACTCGTCGCAGATCAGCGACGGTGCGTCGGCCATCATGTGGGCGTCGAAGCGGATGGCGCGTGCGCTGAAGCTGAAGCCGAGGGCACGGATCGTGGCCCAGGCGCTGGTGGGCGCCGACCCGCACTTCCACCTCGACGGGCCGATCGACGCGACGAAGGCGGTGCTGGGGAAGGCCGGGATGTCCCTGAAGGACATCGACCTCGTCGAGATCAACGAGGCTTTCGCGTCCGTGGTGTTGAGCTGGGCGCAGGTCTTCGACCAGGACCTGGAGAAGGTGAACGTGAACGGCGGTGGGATTGCGCTCGGGCACCCGGTGGGGGCCACCGGGGCCCGGCTGATCACGACCGCACTTCATGAACTGGAGCGGGCGGACAAGGAGTTCGCGCTGGTGACGATGTGTGCGGGGGGTGGCTTGGCCACCGGCACGATTATTCAGCGGCTGTAGCCGAGGCCCAGGTCACGAAGGTGGTGAACGCGGCGGGGTCGAGGGTGAGGGTCGGTCCCGCCGGGTTCTTGGAGTCGCGGATGACGAGGGTGGCGTGAGGGGTTTCGGCTATCTCGACGCAATCGCCACCCTGGTCACTGCTGTACGAAGACTTACGCCAGGCCAGGGCCCCGAGCGGCGCGCATTCGACGCACTCGCCGCCCTGGTCTCCGCTGTGGCTGGACTTACGCCACCGAGTCCCCGTCGGGATCGGGTTGCTCTCCATAGCGTTCCTCCATCACGCGTCGGATCAGCTCCGCCGAATCCCTGAGGGAGAGGGAGGCGGCCTGAAGGTGATCGTAACGGAGCGAGCAGTCCTTGACGGTGTCCGGGTTGGCGGTTGGATGCCCGCTCCCGTAGCCCTCCATATAGACGATGTCCGGATCGCTCTCGAAGCGGTAGAGGTTGAATGAGCCTGTCAGCCCCGCGTGCGCTCCGGCCGAGAACGGCAGCACCTGGATGTTGATCCGAGGATTGCGCTCGAACGACAACAGGTGGGCAAGTTGGCCGCGCATCGTCTCGCGACCGCCAATCTCCTGGTGCAGGGCGGCTTCGCTGAGAATCGCCCACAGGACCGGGGGCTTCCCCTTCTCGAAGATGCGCTGGCGAGCGAGTCGTACAGCGGTGCGGTCGTCGAGGTCCGTGTCGTCCAGCAGGCCGAGTACGGCACGCGCGTACTCGGGGGTCTGGAGCAGACCGTGCACCATGCCCATCTGGAAGGTGCAGATCTCTGTCGCCCGCGACTCCAACTCGGCCACCTGCTGAAACCAGGCCGGAAGCTGACTACGCATCACCAGCTCATGCAGCCGAGCCAGTAACCCACCCGTCTCCAGCGCCAGATCCGCCCGCTCACTGAACTGCAGCGTCGGCAGCTTCCGTGCCGTCTCGATCTGGCCGACCAGCGACCCCGTGCAGTAGACGATGCTGCCGAGCTGCTTCTGTGTCAGGTCGGCGGACTCGCGGTACCGCCGTAGCTCGAAGCCGTAGTAGTCCAGTGGCGAGGCGCCCGGGTCGAGGGTGTTGATGTGGGTCACGCAGAGCCCCCTCTCACGCAACTCGGCCCACTTCCGGACCGGTTGTATCTGTTCCGTAGCCCAGAGTAGTTGCGCGAGGTCAGGCTAGTACCGTGAACCGATACATTCCCCCCCACCTCCCTGGCCCCCTTCCGCACCCGGTACCGGCTGCGCCTCGTCGTCGGCACACACTCGGCCCGGCACATCCGCGCCATCGCGCGCTCACTGCTCGACGAGTGGGCGATGCCCGAACTGACCGACGCCGTGGAGCTGGGCGTGACCGAGCTGGTCGCCAATGTCGTACGGCATGTTCCGGACCTGCGGTGCGAGGTGCTGATCCGGCGGCAGACGGCGGGGGCGCGGGTGGAGGTGGCGGCCACCTGCGGTCAACTGCCCGCTCTGCCTGCCGGTTGGTCACCGGACGCCGAATGCGGTCGCGGTCTGCTGCTGCTGGACGCGGTGGTCGACAAGTGGGGCGTGGACCGTGAACCCGGCGGCGGCAAGACCGTGTGGTTCGAATGCGGAACCACACGGTCGGCGCTCACCGGCGTACCGTCAGACCCCGTCGGGCTTCACCGGTTCCAGCTTGATACTGAAGTGACGGAGGATCGGTGACTGGTCGACAATGCGGTAGCCGTGCACGGAGCTGGGATCCTTGGCTATGTCCGCCAGGGTCCGGGCGACGTGGTCGTAGTGGCTGCGGGTGTAGACCCGGCGGGGCAGCGCCAGCCGTACGAGTTCATAGGGCGCCGACTTGACGGGGTTGCCGTGTTCGTCTTCCTCGCCGAGGTAGAGGGAGCCCAACTCCGCCGAGCGGATGCCGCCGCGCAGGTACAACTGGCAGGCCAGCGTGTGGCCGGGGTACTGGTGGGGCGGTATGTGGGGCAGGAGCCTTCCGGCGTTGAGGTAGAGGGCGTGCAGGCCGGCCGGTTCGACGATGTCGACGCCCGCGTCGCGGATGCGCTGGGCGAGGTGGCCCGCGATGTCGGCGCGTTCCGCCAGGTAGGAGGGCTCGGTCACCTCCACCAGCCCTTGGGCCATCATGTCCAGGTCGCGTCCGGCCAGGCCGCCGTAGGTGGCGAAGCCTTCGGTTGCGATGAGGAGGCGTTCGCACTTCTGGGCGAGCTCGGGGTCCTTGAGACCGATGAACCCTCCGATGTGGACGATGCCGTCCTTCTTGGCGCTCATGATGCACCCGTCGGCCAGCCGGAAGGCCTCTTCGGCGACCTGGCGGGGGGTGCGGTCCTGGTAGCCGGGTTCGTGACGGGTCACCAGCCAGGCGTTCTCGGCGAACCGCGCGGCATCCAGGATCATCGGGACGCCGTGGCGGCGGCACAGGTCGGCGGTCTGCCGCAGGTTCTCCATGGAGACCGGCTGCCCGCCTCCGCCGTTGTTGGTGATGGTCATCACCACCGCTGCCACGGGGGAGTCCTGCGCGCTCCCCAGTACCTGTCGGAGTGCCTGCAGGTCGATGTTGCCCTTGAAGGGGTGCGGGCTGTCGAGGTCCTTGGCTTCGGGGCAGGGAAGGTCGCGGGCCTGGCCGCCGACCAGCTCCACATTGGCGCGGGTGGTGTCGAAGTGCGTGTTCGACACCACCGTGCTGCCCGGCGTGAGGAGTGAGGTGAACAGGATGCGTTCGGCCGCGCGTCCCTGGTGGGCGGGCAGGAGGTGCGGGTAGCCGGTGAGCTCGCTGACCGTTTCGCGCCAGCGGTAGAACGATCGGGAGCCGGCGTAGGACTCGTCGCCGTTCATGCCCGCGGCGAGCTGGGCCGCGGAGATCGCGCCGGTGCCCGAGTCGCTCAGCAGGTCGATGGTGACTTCGTCGGCGCGCAGGTCGAACAGGTTGTAGGAGACCCGTCGCAGGGCTTCCTCACGCTGCTGTGGGGTCGTGAGGGGAATGGGCTCGATGACCTTGATCCGGTAGGGCTCCACGGCTCCTTCTTTCTGGTGGTGCGTGCTTGCTGGTGGTGCTTGGTTGCTTGCTTGCTTGCTGGTGGTGCGTGCTTTCTGGCGTTGCGCGGGTCAATGCTTGGGCGGGCGCACCGAGTACGCCTCCGAGGAGAGGTAGGCGGTGATGCGGGGGCTGCGGTCGCGCTCGCAGGCCAGGGCCAGGTAGGCGATGAGGCCGACGCCGTCGGAGAGTTGCCGGGTGGTGAGGGCGGTGAGGGCGCGGCGCAGTACCGAGGGGTCCATGCCGAAGTGGGTCAGCGCGGCGGTGGCGCGGGCCAGTGCCTCTTCGTCGTCGCTGACGTAGTCGCGGACCGGGATGTGCAGGGTGAAGCCGCTCGGCCGGCCGGTCGCGGTGTCGGTGAACGAGTGGCAGGTCAGCGCCGGTCGCCTGGCCAGTCGTAGCGCGGACCTGCTTCCCCGCCCGGTGGGCAGGCACCCTTCCGCGGCGAGGTGGAAGAAGGCCTCCACGTCCTCTCGTGCCGGGCCTGGCTGTGCGCGGTTCAGCGCGTAGGCCTCGGGAGCGGCGAGGTGGGGATGTGCGGTGTAGACCTTGACGCGGGGAGTTTCCCAAGCGCCGAGGTCCAGGGCGAGAAAGGGGTAACCGGTCGTGTCGGGGAGCGCCTTGAACGCCTGCCGGTGACCGAGCCGGTGCAGAGCTTCCCGCACTGTGGCCGCGGCCTGCTGGGGTCCGGCCGCGTCGGGATTCAGGTAGACCTTCACCCCGGGGACGCCGCCGGGGCGTAACTCCAGCGCGTACCAGAGGGCCAGGGAGCCCTGCGGGGACGAGGGCAGGAACAGGTCCTCCATGCGGTCCAGCTGGGCGGTGGAGAAGTCCCAGCGGCGGGCCATGTCCCGGATGGCGGCCAGCCCTTGGCGCCCGTTGTCCGCCATGTCGCCGGCGCCGCAGCCGGGTTCCACCAGAACCCGCAGGCCGGGGGCCGCGTCCGGCCGGAAGGCCAGGGAGAACTCGACCGGCGTGTGGTCGTCGGAGACGAAACTCCCCGAGGGAGGCGGGAGGGCCAGCGAGCGGCCGGGCACATCCCCGAGAGACTCGAGTACGACGTGCGCGTACAACGCCGACTCCGCGGCCGGCAGTCCCGCGACGGAGCCCAGGCGCAGGAGTTGGCCGACGACGTGGTCGGCGAGTGTGAGGCTGTAGACGTCTGTGCCCGGCGCGTCACCGACCAATGCCGCGCTGACCGGTGCCGTACTCGCGGTACTCACCGGGTCTCCTGGGCGGAGACAAAAAGATACCCGCCGGTGAGGGCGGGTATCCGACCGTTCGGCCCTTCTATTTCGGTACGTTCCGTTTCGGTACGTTCCGTTTCTATTCGTTCCATCTGGCCACGTTCGACACCTGTGCGGAAGCGCTGGGTGCGAGCGGCAGCGGTGTTCGACTCCACTGTCCCTCCTTCAACATGTGATGACTCAGACACCCTGCGCAGTCATACCCTGGCGCTTGAACGTTCATGCAGTTGCCAGTGGCAGGTGCCTGTTACCTGTGTCACCTCATGTGAAGCGGGGTCTCACGTCTTGAGCCAGGTGAGGAAGGAGCTCCACAGCCCGCCGCGTTCCCTGGCCGGGGCGGTCCCGGTCGCGGGGCTCTGCGCCTGCTGCGACGGCTGCGGTTGCGCGCCGCGCCGCGGGGTGGCGGGGGTGAAGCGGGCAGGCAGCCCCGCCAGGGCCCGGTTGAACGGGCCGGGCCGCCAGGTCAGGCTCTCCTCCGGGACGGCGAGTTCGATGTCGGGCAGCTCGTTGAACAGGTGCTCGATGGCGGCCAGAGTGATGAGCCGGGCGGGCTCCTTGGAGGGGCAGGCGTGCGGCCCGGCGCTCCAGGCGAGGTGGGCCCGGTTGCTGCCCTGCCCGCTCGTGGACCGTGCCGAGGCGGCGTTGGCGGCCTGGAAACCGACCAGCACCAGATCGCCGGACTTGAGCTTCTGTCCGGCGAACTCCATGTCCCGGACCGGGTAGTGGGGCGCGTAGTTGGACATGGGCGGG contains the following coding sequences:
- a CDS encoding steroid 3-ketoacyl-CoA thiolase, with the translated sequence MAAEPVIVEAVRTPIGKRGGALANLHPAYLLGETYRELLGRTGIPADAVEQIVGGTVTHAGEQSMNPARTAWLTMGLPYETAATTVDCQCGSSQQASHMTANMIAAGVIDVGISCGVEAMSRVPLGSGSKHGPGKPFPDEWNVDLPNQFEAAERIARHRGLTRENVDSLGLLSQERAAAAWAEERFKRETFAVQVPTTEEEQGAGQGMWRLVDKDEGLRDTSMEALAGLKPVMPTAVHTAGNSSQISDGASAIMWASKRMARALKLKPRARIVAQALVGADPHFHLDGPIDATKAVLGKAGMSLKDIDLVEINEAFASVVLSWAQVFDQDLEKVNVNGGGIALGHPVGATGARLITTALHELERADKEFALVTMCAGGGLATGTIIQRL
- a CDS encoding DUF397 domain-containing protein; the protein is MESNPIPTGTRWRKSSHSGDQGGECVECAPLGALAWRKSSYSSDQGGDCVEIAETPHATLVIRDSKNPAGPTLTLDPAAFTTFVTWASATAAE
- a CDS encoding helix-turn-helix domain-containing protein: MTHINTLDPGASPLDYYGFELRRYRESADLTQKQLGSIVYCTGSLVGQIETARKLPTLQFSERADLALETGGLLARLHELVMRSQLPAWFQQVAELESRATEICTFQMGMVHGLLQTPEYARAVLGLLDDTDLDDRTAVRLARQRIFEKGKPPVLWAILSEAALHQEIGGRETMRGQLAHLLSFERNPRINIQVLPFSAGAHAGLTGSFNLYRFESDPDIVYMEGYGSGHPTANPDTVKDCSLRYDHLQAASLSLRDSAELIRRVMEERYGEQPDPDGDSVA
- a CDS encoding ATP-binding protein; translation: MPELTDAVELGVTELVANVVRHVPDLRCEVLIRRQTAGARVEVAATCGQLPALPAGWSPDAECGRGLLLLDAVVDKWGVDREPGGGKTVWFECGTTRSALTGVPSDPVGLHRFQLDTEVTEDR
- a CDS encoding tryptophanase; this encodes MEPYRIKVIEPIPLTTPQQREEALRRVSYNLFDLRADEVTIDLLSDSGTGAISAAQLAAGMNGDESYAGSRSFYRWRETVSELTGYPHLLPAHQGRAAERILFTSLLTPGSTVVSNTHFDTTRANVELVGGQARDLPCPEAKDLDSPHPFKGNIDLQALRQVLGSAQDSPVAAVVMTITNNGGGGQPVSMENLRQTADLCRRHGVPMILDAARFAENAWLVTRHEPGYQDRTPRQVAEEAFRLADGCIMSAKKDGIVHIGGFIGLKDPELAQKCERLLIATEGFATYGGLAGRDLDMMAQGLVEVTEPSYLAERADIAGHLAQRIRDAGVDIVEPAGLHALYLNAGRLLPHIPPHQYPGHTLACQLYLRGGIRSAELGSLYLGEEDEHGNPVKSAPYELVRLALPRRVYTRSHYDHVARTLADIAKDPSSVHGYRIVDQSPILRHFSIKLEPVKPDGV
- a CDS encoding tryptophan dimethylallyltransferase family protein, with the protein product MSTASTAPVSAALVGDAPGTDVYSLTLADHVVGQLLRLGSVAGLPAAESALYAHVVLESLGDVPGRSLALPPPSGSFVSDDHTPVEFSLAFRPDAAPGLRVLVEPGCGAGDMADNGRQGLAAIRDMARRWDFSTAQLDRMEDLFLPSSPQGSLALWYALELRPGGVPGVKVYLNPDAAGPQQAAATVREALHRLGHRQAFKALPDTTGYPFLALDLGAWETPRVKVYTAHPHLAAPEAYALNRAQPGPAREDVEAFFHLAAEGCLPTGRGSRSALRLARRPALTCHSFTDTATGRPSGFTLHIPVRDYVSDDEEALARATAALTHFGMDPSVLRRALTALTTRQLSDGVGLIAYLALACERDRSPRITAYLSSEAYSVRPPKH